From Pseudomonas arsenicoxydans:
GGAGGTTCCTGAAACGCCCGTTGACGCTGAAGCAAAGCGTCGCGAACGGCCGGCAACGCGGCGACCTGGGAAGCCCAGGCCCCCACCTGCTCATTGCGCAAATCGTCAGTGACATCGTCACCTTCAAGAATGATCCGCTGCGGATGCCCTTCAGTCGCTCCGACGAACTGCACGTCCAGATGAGCGGCCAGCAGTTTCAGCGACTCTTCATTGGTCAGATCAACACCGTGGTTGCGTGCCGCGAATGCCAGCAAACGGTACAACGCACCGGAATCCAGCAGGCACCAGCCCAGACGCTTGGCCAGAATCCCGGCAATCGTGCCCTTGCCCGAACCGCTGGGTCCGTCGATGGTGATGACCGGTGGCTTGATGATCACGACTGTGCCTCTTGTGCTACACGAATACCGACCTGCGTGCACAGCGCGAGGAAGTTCGGGAACGACGTCGCAACGTTGGCGCAATCATGAATACGGATCGGCGCAGTGGCGCGCAGCGATGCCACACTGAAAGCCATGGCAATCCGGTGGTCGCCGTGACCGTGAACTTCGCCGCCGCCGATCTGGCCGCCGTCGATGATGATGCCGTCCGGGGTCGGTTCGCATTTCACGCCCAAGGCCAGCAAGCCATCGGCCATGACCTGAATACGATCCGATTCCTTGACGCGCAATTCTTCGGCACCACGCAGAACGGTGCGCCCTTCAGCACAGGCCGCCGCCACGAACAGCACCGGGAATTCGTCGATGGCCAGTGGCACCAGCGCTTCCGGAATCTCTATACCTTTGAGTTTAGCTGCCCGTACGCGCAAATCCGCCACGGGTTCACCGCCGACTTCACGCTGGTTTTCCAGGGTGATGTCAGCGCCCATCAGGCGCAGAATATCGATCACGCCAGTACGGGTCGGGTTGATGCCGACGTGCTCAAGCACCAGCTCCGAACCTTCAGCGATCGACGCCGCCACCAGGAAGAACGCCGACGACGAGATATCACCTGGCACTTCAATATGGGTCGCGGTCAGCTTGTGGCCGGACTCAACCGACGCAGTCGCGCCGTTGACGGTGACCGGATAGCCGAAACCACGCAGCATGCGCTCGGTGTGGTCGCGCGTCGGAGCCGGCTCAGTGACGGTGGTCTTGCCTTCGGCGTACAGACCCGCCAACAGCAGGCAGGATTTAACCTGCGCGCTGGCCATCGGCATGGTGTAAGCCAGGCCTTTGAGCTTATTGCCACCACGGATGGTCATCGGTGGACGACCATCAGCGGCGGTCTCGATCACAGCGCCCATTTCACGCAGCGGATTGGCCACGCGATTCATCGGACGCTTGGACAGCGAGGCATCACCGGTCAGGGTGCTGTCGAAGCTCTGCGCAGCCAGCAGGCCGGACAGCAGACGCATCGAAGTGCCGGAGTTGCCCAGATAGATCGGGCCAGGCGCAGGCTTCAGGCCGTGCAGGCCGACGCCGTGAATCGTCACGCGACCGTGGTGCGGACCTTCGATCACGACGCCCATGTCACGGAAAGCCTGCAGGGTCGCCAGGGCGTCTTCGCCCTCGAGGAAGCCTTCGACTTCGGTGACGCCTTCGGCCAGGGAGCCCAGCATGATCGAACGGTGGGAAATCGATTTATCGCCCGGTACACGAATCCGCCCAGTCAGGCGGCCACCAGGTTGTGCCAGGAAAATCAGGTCGTTGGAGTTCATAGCGTCCACATAAGCCCGGCGGGCCAGGATTTTACTGAAATGTTCGCGGGCAACCCGGGCGCGAGTGAATACGCCCAACAATTGGTGCCCATCCCCTGCATCGACCGCGTCGCGCAAGGCGTCGAGGTCGCTGCGAAATGTATCGAGTGTGCGCAGGACAGCTTCGCGGTTGGCGAGGAAGATGTCGTGCCACATGACCGGGTCGCTTCCCGCGATTCTTGTGAAATCACGGAAACCGCCGGCAGCGTAACGGAAGATCTCAAGATTTTCATTGCGTTTGGCCAGTGAATCGACCAAACCGAACGCCAGCAAGTGCGGCAAATGGCTGGTTGCCGCCAACACTTCGTCATGACGCTCGACCTGCATGTGCTCGACGTCGGCGCCCAATTCGCGCCACAAACGGTCGACCACGGCCAGCGCGCCCGGATCGGTTTGATCCAGCGGCGTCAGAATCACTTTATGGCGACGAAACAGATCCGAGTTGGAAGCTTCCACCCCGCTCTGCTCGGAACCGGCAATCGGATGCCCAGGCACGAAACGCGCGGGCATGCCGCCAAACGCCTCGGTGGCCGCCCGAACGACGTTGCCTTTGGCGCTGCCGACGTCGGTCAGAATCGCTTGCCCAAGGTCCATGCCAGCCAGTCGGCCAAGCATTTTCTCCATCGCCAAGATCGGCACGGCTAGCTGAATCACGTCAGCGCCCTGGCACGCAACGGCCAGGTCGTCTTCGCAGCGATCCACCACGCCCAACTCAACCGCCAGCTTGCGTGACTGCGGGTCGAGATCGACCCCGACCACTTCACGGCACAGGCCACTTTCACGCAGGCCCTTGGCAAACGAACCGCCAATCAACCCCAGACCGACCACCACCAGGCGACCGATCATAGGTTCAGCAGATTGCAGAGCAGTGACATCACCCACGAGCCAGAACCTTGGTCAGCGCCTCAAGGAAGCGACTGTTTTCAGCCGGCAAACCGATGGTGATACGCAGGTGGTTCGGCAAGCCGTAATTGGCCACAGGACGCACAATCACGCCTTCGCGCAGCAGGCCCTGAAACACTGGCGCTGCAACACGACCGACATCGACGCAAATGAAGTTGCCCTTGGACGCAATCCAGCTCAGCCCCAACAGGCGAAAACCCGCTTCAAGCTGCTGCATGCCGGATTCGTTCAGACGACGGCTTTCGGCCAGGTAATCGGTGTCTTGCAAGGCAGCGCACGCAGCAGCCAGGGCCAGGCTGTTGACGTTGAACGGCTGACGCACACGGTTCAGCACATCCGCGACCACAGCGGTGGACAAACCATAACCCACCCGCAGCGCCGCCAGGCCGTAAGCCTTGGAGAACGTGCGCGAGACCAACAGGTTCGGATAAGCCGCCAGATAATCCAGGCCGTCCGGCAAATCGCTGCCTTCGGCATATTCGATGTAGGCCTCGTCCAGCACCACCAGCACGTGTGCCGGTACATCCTGGAGGAATTCGTCCAGCGCCTCGGCATCGAACCAGGTCCCGGTTGGGTTGTTCGGGTTGGCGATAAAGACCACGCGGGTATTGGCATCGATCGCCGCCAGCATGGCCGACAGGTCATGACCCCAGTCCTTGGCCGGAATCACTTTGGCCTCCGCACCCACGGCCTGGGTCACGATCGGGTAGACCGCGAACGCGTGCTCGCTGAACACCGCGTTCAGACCCGGCGCCAGATAGGCGCGGGCAACCAGCTCGAGGATGTCGTTGGAACCATTGCCCAGCGTCACCTGATTGAGCTCGACACGGCACTGCTCAGCCAGCAAGGTCTTGAGCGCAAAACCGTTGCCGTCCGGATAACGGGTCAGCTCGGCCAGTGCGTCACGAATCGCCGCCAAAGCCTTTGGACTGGCGCCCAGCGGGTTTTCGTTGCTGGCCAGTTTGACGATGCTGGCCGGATCGAGATCCAGCTCACGCGCCAGTTCGTCCACGGGCTTGCCCGGGACGTACGGCGAAAGTTGTTGCACGCCCGGCTGTGCCAGAGCGAGGAAGTCACCACTCATTTGCTACCCCTTAGAGAACTGCTTTCGGGTAGGAACCCAGCACTTTGAGTGCCACTGCTTCCTGACTGATCTTTTCCAGCACACCTTTGACCAGCGGGTCGCGATGGTGGCCGACGAAGTCGATGAAGAATACGTAGGTCCATTTGCCGCTGCGCGACGGGCGGGTTTCGATCCGCGTCAGGTCGATACCATTGTCGTGGAACGGCACCAGCAACTCGTGAAGCGCGCCGGGCTTGTTGCTCATGGAGACGATGATCGACGTCTTGTCATCGCCCGTCGGCGGCACTTCCTGGCTGCCGATCATCAGGAATCGCGTGGAGTTGTCCGGGCGATCCTCGATTTTCTCGGCCAGACGGGTCAGCCCGTACAAGCCTGCGGCCATGTCGCCGGCAATCGCCGCCGAGTTCCACTCACCCTTGACCCGCTTGGCCGCTTCGGCATTGCTCGACACCGCCACGCGCTCGACATTCGGGTAATGGGCGTCCAGCCACTTGCGGCACTGGGCCAGGGACTGGGCGTGGGAATAGATGCGGCTGATGCTGTCGGTCTTGGTATTTTCACCCACCAGCAAGTGATGGTGAATCCGCAACTCGACTTCGCCACAGATGACCATGTCGTGTTCGAGGAAACTGTCGAGGGTGTGGTTGACCGCGCCTTCGGTGGAGTTCTCCACCGGGACCACGCCAAAGTTCACCGCACCGGCCGCCACTTCACGGAACACTTCGTCGATCGCGGCCATCGGCTTGCTGATCACGGCGTGGCCAAAATGCTTCATGGCCGCCGCCTGGGTGAAGGTGCCTTCAGGGCCGAGGTAAGCCACTTTCAGCGGCTGCTCGAGCGCCAGGCACGAGGACATGATTTCGCGAAACAACCGCGCCATCTCTTCATTACCCAGCGGGCCCTGATTGCGTTCCATCACGCGCTTGAGCACCTGGGCTTCACGCTCAGGACGATAGAACACCGGCACTTCGCCTTCGGCCAGCGAGGCCATCTTTACTCGCGCAACTTCCTGGGCGCAGCGTGCGCGCTCACTGATCAGCTCCAGGACTTTCTCGTCCAGGGCATCAATGCGCAGGCGCAGTGCCTTGAGTTCTTGCTCAGACATTAGCCGTGTTCCTTCTCGAACTCTGCCATGTACGAAATCAGTGCGTTGACCGCAACGATGTCGACGGCGTTATAGATGGAGGCGCGCATGCCGCCCACGGAGCGGTGACCCTTGAGGTTCAACAAGCCACGCTCGTCGGCACCAGCCAGGAATGGCTTGTCAAGACGGTCGTCAGCCAGACGGAACGGCACGTTCATCCACGAGCGATCCGACTTGTTGATCGGGTTGCTGTACAAGCCGCTGGCGTCGATGAAGTCGTACAGCGTGCGCTGTTTCACTTCATTGAGCTTGCCGATTGCTTCAACACCGCCCTGCTCTTTCAGCCACTCGAATACCAGGCCAGACAAGTACCAAGCCAGAGTCGGCGGGGTGTTGTACATCGAGCCGTTGTCGGCCGCGACCTTGTAGTTGAGCATGGTCGGGCAAATGGAACGGGCATGCCCCAGCAGGTCTTCGCGAACGATGTTGACGACGATGCCGCTCGGGCCGATGTTTTTCTGGGCACCGGCGTAGATCATGCCGAAGCGCGAAACATCGACTGGACGCGAAAGAATGTCCGAGGACATGTCGGCGACCAGAGGAACATCACCGGTTTCCGGGACCCAGCTGAATTCCAGACCGCCGATGGTTTCGTTCGGCGCGTAGTGAACGTAGGCCGCATCCTTCGACAGGCTCCATTCATTCTGGCCCGGGATAGCAAAATAGTCGTAAGGCTTGGCGGTAGCGGCAACGTTGACGCGGCCGTAGCGCGAAGCTTCTTCGATGGCTTTCTGTGACCAGATGCCGGTGTCGATATAGTCGGCAGTGCCGTTTTCCGGCAACAGGTTCAGCGGAATCTGGGCAAATTGCTGGCTGGCGCCACCTTGCAGAAACAGCACTTTATAGTTCGAAGGGATATTCAGCAGATCACGCAGATCCTGCTCGGCCTTGGTGGCGATGGACACGAACTCATCACTGCGATGGCTCATTTCCATGACCGAGAGGCCCTTGCCGTGCCAATCAAGGAGTTCACCCTGGGCGCGCTGCAGGACAGCTTCGGGAAGTGCCGCAGGACCGGCACAGAAGTTATAGGCTCTCTTGCTCACATCCAATCTCGCTCTGATTTGGTGGTAATCACGCAATAAATCTGAAAACTCTGAAACTCTGTAGGAGCTGTCGAGTGAAACGAGGCTGCGATCCTTTCCGTGCACCTGCGAAGCTGGATCAAAAGATCGCAGCCTCGTTTCACTCGACAGCTCCTACATTCAAACAGGAGAAACAAGAAGGGGGCGAATTTTCATCCGCCCCCTGTTTGCCCGCTTATTCCTGCGGTTCTTCGTCGGCTGCGGCGTCGAGCTGCTGATCTTCGACGATGTCGTC
This genomic window contains:
- the cmk gene encoding (d)CMP kinase, which translates into the protein MIIKPPVITIDGPSGSGKGTIAGILAKRLGWCLLDSGALYRLLAFAARNHGVDLTNEESLKLLAAHLDVQFVGATEGHPQRIILEGDDVTDDLRNEQVGAWASQVAALPAVRDALLQRQRAFQEPPGLVADGRDMGTVVFPDAPLKIFLTASAEERARRRYLQLKGKVDGVSLSSLLDEIRVRDERDTQRAVAPLKPAADAIQLDSTELSIEQVLERIMSEIAIRDIAG
- a CDS encoding bifunctional prephenate dehydrogenase/3-phosphoshikimate 1-carboxyvinyltransferase; protein product: MIGRLVVVGLGLIGGSFAKGLRESGLCREVVGVDLDPQSRKLAVELGVVDRCEDDLAVACQGADVIQLAVPILAMEKMLGRLAGMDLGQAILTDVGSAKGNVVRAATEAFGGMPARFVPGHPIAGSEQSGVEASNSDLFRRHKVILTPLDQTDPGALAVVDRLWRELGADVEHMQVERHDEVLAATSHLPHLLAFGLVDSLAKRNENLEIFRYAAGGFRDFTRIAGSDPVMWHDIFLANREAVLRTLDTFRSDLDALRDAVDAGDGHQLLGVFTRARVAREHFSKILARRAYVDAMNSNDLIFLAQPGGRLTGRIRVPGDKSISHRSIMLGSLAEGVTEVEGFLEGEDALATLQAFRDMGVVIEGPHHGRVTIHGVGLHGLKPAPGPIYLGNSGTSMRLLSGLLAAQSFDSTLTGDASLSKRPMNRVANPLREMGAVIETAADGRPPMTIRGGNKLKGLAYTMPMASAQVKSCLLLAGLYAEGKTTVTEPAPTRDHTERMLRGFGYPVTVNGATASVESGHKLTATHIEVPGDISSSAFFLVAASIAEGSELVLEHVGINPTRTGVIDILRLMGADITLENQREVGGEPVADLRVRAAKLKGIEIPEALVPLAIDEFPVLFVAAACAEGRTVLRGAEELRVKESDRIQVMADGLLALGVKCEPTPDGIIIDGGQIGGGEVHGHGDHRIAMAFSVASLRATAPIRIHDCANVATSFPNFLALCTQVGIRVAQEAQS
- the hisC gene encoding histidinol-phosphate transaminase, with the protein product MSGDFLALAQPGVQQLSPYVPGKPVDELARELDLDPASIVKLASNENPLGASPKALAAIRDALAELTRYPDGNGFALKTLLAEQCRVELNQVTLGNGSNDILELVARAYLAPGLNAVFSEHAFAVYPIVTQAVGAEAKVIPAKDWGHDLSAMLAAIDANTRVVFIANPNNPTGTWFDAEALDEFLQDVPAHVLVVLDEAYIEYAEGSDLPDGLDYLAAYPNLLVSRTFSKAYGLAALRVGYGLSTAVVADVLNRVRQPFNVNSLALAAACAALQDTDYLAESRRLNESGMQQLEAGFRLLGLSWIASKGNFICVDVGRVAAPVFQGLLREGVIVRPVANYGLPNHLRITIGLPAENSRFLEALTKVLARG
- the pheA gene encoding prephenate dehydratase, with translation MSEQELKALRLRIDALDEKVLELISERARCAQEVARVKMASLAEGEVPVFYRPEREAQVLKRVMERNQGPLGNEEMARLFREIMSSCLALEQPLKVAYLGPEGTFTQAAAMKHFGHAVISKPMAAIDEVFREVAAGAVNFGVVPVENSTEGAVNHTLDSFLEHDMVICGEVELRIHHHLLVGENTKTDSISRIYSHAQSLAQCRKWLDAHYPNVERVAVSSNAEAAKRVKGEWNSAAIAGDMAAGLYGLTRLAEKIEDRPDNSTRFLMIGSQEVPPTGDDKTSIIVSMSNKPGALHELLVPFHDNGIDLTRIETRPSRSGKWTYVFFIDFVGHHRDPLVKGVLEKISQEAVALKVLGSYPKAVL
- the serC gene encoding 3-phosphoserine/phosphohydroxythreonine transaminase; this encodes MSKRAYNFCAGPAALPEAVLQRAQGELLDWHGKGLSVMEMSHRSDEFVSIATKAEQDLRDLLNIPSNYKVLFLQGGASQQFAQIPLNLLPENGTADYIDTGIWSQKAIEEASRYGRVNVAATAKPYDYFAIPGQNEWSLSKDAAYVHYAPNETIGGLEFSWVPETGDVPLVADMSSDILSRPVDVSRFGMIYAGAQKNIGPSGIVVNIVREDLLGHARSICPTMLNYKVAADNGSMYNTPPTLAWYLSGLVFEWLKEQGGVEAIGKLNEVKQRTLYDFIDASGLYSNPINKSDRSWMNVPFRLADDRLDKPFLAGADERGLLNLKGHRSVGGMRASIYNAVDIVAVNALISYMAEFEKEHG